GCTGGCGATGAAACCGGCCCAGCCATTGAGGAAATAGCGCTTGCCGACGTACTGGCGCAGGAAGAACAACGGCGGATAGAACACCATGCGCAGACCGGTGAAGCGTTGCCGCTTGCGCAGCTTGTACACGACCATGCCTGTCGTATAGCGGTTGATCTTCTCCACCCGGGTGGCGATGTCGCCGTCGCCGTCATTGACGAAATCGGCGCGCCACAGCGTCTTCACCGGCCCCTTCACCTCGACCGCCGCGTGCACTTCCACGTCGTTCATGCCACCACGCCGCCGGTCGAACAGGCGCAGGTGCCCGTTGCGCCAGCTCAGGCGGTGCTGCACCGTCCAGAACATGCGCTCGCGACGCGGCAGGCGATAGCCGGCGTAGCGAGGTTGCGTCAGCGCACGCTCGATTTCTTCCCGCGTGCCCGGGGATAGCACTTCGTCCGCGTCAAGATTGAGGATCCAGTCGTGGCTGGCCATATCGTAGGCGCGCTGCTTCTGCGGCCCATAGTCGTCGAAGGGATGCGTTGCCACGCGCGCCCCATGCCGCTGCGCGATGGCAACGGTGTCGTCGGTGGAGCCCGAGTCGAGCACGACGATTTCCTCGGCCCAGTCCACCCGGCTGAGGCAGGCGTCGAGCGTGTCGGCGTTGTTGTAGGTGATGATCACCACCGACAGCGGTTCGCGCGTCACTCGGCGTCTCCCTGCTGCGACGGAACCACGTAGAGCGCCGCGCACCACAGACCCAGCAGCCACGCAAACAGCAGACCCCACCAGGCCGAATAGAAGGCCAGGTGCGTATTGAGCGGAAACAGCATCACGCCCAACGCCAGGGTGACGGGAAACGCCCGCGCGCGCGCAGCGCTGCCCACCCGGCGCCATGCCACAAGCGCGCATGCGATCGCTGCCAGCCAGCACAGCATGCCCAGCACGCCGGTTTCGGTCAGCACCTCCAATACCCACTGATGCGCATGGCAGGCGCCCTCTCCCGGCCCACACGCCTCGAGGGATACCACGAAGTGATCATCCGGCGGCGCATAGTGCGGATAGGCGTAGCGATAGGCGCGCACGCCAACACCGTTGACCGGGTGGGCCTCGAACATCGCCACGCTGGTGCGCCAGATATCCAGCCGTCCGCTCAGCGCCGCATCCACGGACTGTCCCGAACCACCCAGCGCCTGCAGGGTGCGATCCATGCGCAGCTGGAACCGCTCGGAGGTCTTCCAGGCGACGCCCCCTGCCAGGAGCACCGCCACCACCAGGCCACCCGCCACGGCGATGAAACGCATCGGCGAACGCGCGATGCGCCAGGCGAAACCCAGGGCGACCAGGGCATAGCACAGCCAGGAGGCTCGCGACCCCGACATCAGCACCGGCCCCAGCAGGAACACGAACGCCACCAGCACGCCCCGCGTTCCCCAGCGCCGCTGGGCAGCCCACAGCACAAAGGGCGAGAGCACGGACAGACTCGGGCCGAGCTTCAGGTTGCCGGCGCCGAAGATGCCCGAGATGCGCTCGGGTTCCGCGTGGCCGCCGAGGCTCCATCCGGTCAGGATCTGCACCCAGGCATCGACCGACCAGAGCGCCAGCACCACGGCCACTGCCCGATACAAGGCATCGAGCTTGTCTTCACGGCGAATGGCGAAGCAGGCATAGAGGCCCAGGGGCGCATAGCGCAGCAGCGCTGCCACCGTGCTCCAGCTCTTGCCCGGGGCCAGCGAATCCACCGCCGAGATCAGGGCGGCGCCCACGTAAGCGGCCAGCAGCCACAGGAGCAGCCGTGCACCTTGGTGCTCGCGCAGCGCGGACGGGTGACGCACGAACAGCAGCACGGTGCCGATCAGGCACAGGAACGTGCCCAGCTCGGAGCTGCGCCCGAACGGCAACAGGGCGATCACCAGCCAGAACGGCAGCAGCGGCGAACGCAGGGCAGCCTTCAGGGATGCAGCAAGGGGACTCATGCGTCGGCCAGTGAGAACGATCCACGCATTGTAGGCGAGCGCCCCGGCCGGGGCGCTGCATCAGACGGCGGTGAGCTCGTCGTACAGGGCCAGCGTGGCCTGCTGCATGTCGCTCAGGCGGTAGCTCTGCAGCATCGGAATGGGCGGCGCCACGCGCAGCAGCTCCGCCGCGCGCTCGACCAGACGCTCGCGGTCTGCCGGCGGCACGCGGCCGGCAGGGTACAGCTCGGCCAGCAACTCACCTACGCCACCGTGCGCGTAGCCCAGCACCGGGCGGCACAACGACAGGGCTTCGATTACCGTGCGCCCGAAGGATTCCGGTTTGTTGGAAAGCTGCAGCACCAGCGAGGAGATGGCGTAGATGTCGCGCACGTCGGCGCGTGCCGGCGTCATCACCACCTGAGCCTCCAGGCCGCGGGTGCGCACAAGGTCGCGCAGCTCCTGGACGTAGGCCTCGCGCCCCGGCTCGATCACGCCCAGCAGGAGCAGGCGCACGTCGATGCCGCGACGCTTGAGTTCGGCCACCAGCTCGATGGCGTCGTGGTGGCCCTTCAGGCGGGTACCGCGACCCGGCAGGGTCAGCAGCGGGGCACCGGCCAGTGCCGGGAATTCAGCGAAGAAGGCCTTGCGCCAGTTGTCGTCCGGCCGGTGGCCATACGGAAAGGCGTCGGGGTCGATGCCACGGGGGATCACCCGCACGCGGCCGGGCTCCAGCCACGAGTAGTGGCTCAGCATGAAGTCGCGCAGGGTCTGCGAAACGGCGATGACCCGCTCGCCGCGCAGCAGGATGGCGCTGTAGCGGCCGGGCGAGTTGAGCCCGTGCACCGTGGTCACGAAGTGCGGCGCCGGCTTGATGCCCTTGATGGCCCACCAACCCAGCCAGGCCGGCAGGCGCGAACGGGCATGCACGATGTCGGGCTTGAGCTCGCGCAGCAGCTTGCGCAGCTGGCCCACCTTCATGAGGGTGGACAACGACTTGCGGCCGACGTCCAGGGTGATGTGACGGCTACCTTCGGCTTCCAGCTGGGACACCATGCGACCGCCAGCGGAGATCACGATCGACTGGTGCCCCGCCTGAACCAGCGCACGCGCAATTTCCAGCGCAGACCGCTCCGCCCCGCCCGATTGAAGGGCGGGGATCAGCTGCACGATGGTCAGGGACCTCGCTGGCGTGGCGACTGCTGACATGATTTGTTCGAAAGGTGCCTTCATTCCTAGAGGCAAGCAGCAATCGTGCCGAAACCGGCGACGAGGTTTGTTTCAGTCGTAACGTTTTGCGTTTGAATCAGTCGCGGAGCACGTAATGCGCGCCACAATAAGGACATGTGGATTCGCCACCGTCCTCGACCACCGGCAAATAGACCTTCGGATGCGAGTTCCACAGCGCCATGCCGGGCATCGGACAGGACAGCGGAAGGTCCGAGCGCGTCACTTCATAACGATTTTCGGCATTTGCCGGGATCAACGGGGCAGCCGCAGGGGAAGGCGACATGGGGTCAAACTCCATCAGGACACCAGACCCACCATGTTAGCAGGCCGGGGCGGGTTGACGCCCGCCCGGATGGCCCGCTTCACAGGCCGGATGGACCGTCATAGGGCATAGTGCAAGCGACCAATGTCGGGGGGCCTCCCCGGCGGCCGAGAATGCCCCTGCCCGATCGGCAAGGGGGAATCGAAGGGCTCGCGATCCGACGGTCCGTGGATGGCGGGCGCATGCCCATCCTCTTGCAGGGACCGTCATGGACTTCGCCAAGATCTTTGCCCGCATCAAGGCCATCCTCGGCTCGCCGCGTACCGAATGGCCGGCCATTGCCGCGGAACCGGCCACGGTCAGCGGGCTTTTCCGCAACTACATCTGCATCGTCGCCGCGCTGCCGGTGATCGCGCAGTTCATCAAGGGCAGCCTGATCGGCTACGGCGGCTTTGGCGTGCACATGCACACGCCCGTCGGCATGGGCCTGCTCGGCATGGTCCTGCACTACCTGCTGACACTGGCGGTGACCTACGTGGTCGCCCTGATCATCGACGCACTCGCACCCAGCTTCGGCGGCACCAAGGACCCGGTGCAGGCGCTGAAGACCGTCGCCTACGCGTGGACGGCCGGATGGGTGGCCGGCATCGCCGTGATCGTGCCGTGGCTCGGCTGGCTCGCCGTCATCGCGGGCGTCGTCTATGGCATCTACCTGCTCTACCTTGGCCTGCCGCACACCATGCGCTGTCCGGCAGACAAGGCGGGCGGCTATACGGCCGTCGCGGTAATCATCGCCATCGTACTCAGCTCGATTAAGGCGCTCATCGTGGGCGGCATCATCGGCACCGCGGCGCTCACCGGCGCATCCACCGCGGCCAC
This genomic interval from Dyella japonica A8 contains the following:
- a CDS encoding glycosyltransferase family 2 protein, with product MTREPLSVVIITYNNADTLDACLSRVDWAEEIVVLDSGSTDDTVAIAQRHGARVATHPFDDYGPQKQRAYDMASHDWILNLDADEVLSPGTREEIERALTQPRYAGYRLPRRERMFWTVQHRLSWRNGHLRLFDRRRGGMNDVEVHAAVEVKGPVKTLWRADFVNDGDGDIATRVEKINRYTTGMVVYKLRKRQRFTGLRMVFYPPLFFLRQYVGKRYFLNGWAGFIASVTGAFYAFLKYAKLHEAREQAARKVREKQR
- a CDS encoding O-antigen ligase family protein, producing the protein MSPLAASLKAALRSPLLPFWLVIALLPFGRSSELGTFLCLIGTVLLFVRHPSALREHQGARLLLWLLAAYVGAALISAVDSLAPGKSWSTVAALLRYAPLGLYACFAIRREDKLDALYRAVAVVLALWSVDAWVQILTGWSLGGHAEPERISGIFGAGNLKLGPSLSVLSPFVLWAAQRRWGTRGVLVAFVFLLGPVLMSGSRASWLCYALVALGFAWRIARSPMRFIAVAGGLVVAVLLAGGVAWKTSERFQLRMDRTLQALGGSGQSVDAALSGRLDIWRTSVAMFEAHPVNGVGVRAYRYAYPHYAPPDDHFVVSLEACGPGEGACHAHQWVLEVLTETGVLGMLCWLAAIACALVAWRRVGSAARARAFPVTLALGVMLFPLNTHLAFYSAWWGLLFAWLLGLWCAALYVVPSQQGDAE
- a CDS encoding glycosyltransferase, which produces MSAVATPARSLTIVQLIPALQSGGAERSALEIARALVQAGHQSIVISAGGRMVSQLEAEGSRHITLDVGRKSLSTLMKVGQLRKLLRELKPDIVHARSRLPAWLGWWAIKGIKPAPHFVTTVHGLNSPGRYSAILLRGERVIAVSQTLRDFMLSHYSWLEPGRVRVIPRGIDPDAFPYGHRPDDNWRKAFFAEFPALAGAPLLTLPGRGTRLKGHHDAIELVAELKRRGIDVRLLLLGVIEPGREAYVQELRDLVRTRGLEAQVVMTPARADVRDIYAISSLVLQLSNKPESFGRTVIEALSLCRPVLGYAHGGVGELLAELYPAGRVPPADRERLVERAAELLRVAPPIPMLQSYRLSDMQQATLALYDELTAV
- a CDS encoding zinc-finger domain-containing protein, which codes for MSPSPAAAPLIPANAENRYEVTRSDLPLSCPMPGMALWNSHPKVYLPVVEDGGESTCPYCGAHYVLRD